In the Candidatus Electrothrix sp. GW3-4 genome, one interval contains:
- the yhbY gene encoding ribosome assembly RNA-binding protein YhbY, with the protein MSTNKKKKSQITLNSKQNKYLRGLGHHVDPTVYVGKEGISENVVQSVLDALRTRELIKVKLGQNCEVPKKEAAEQLAKDSGAALVQLIGKMVLLYMPNKKLDREQQIVLPK; encoded by the coding sequence ATGAGTACAAACAAAAAGAAAAAGTCGCAGATTACCCTCAACAGTAAACAGAATAAATACCTGCGCGGCTTAGGACACCATGTCGACCCCACCGTATACGTGGGAAAAGAAGGGATTTCCGAGAATGTGGTGCAGTCAGTGCTTGATGCCCTGCGGACCCGTGAGTTGATCAAGGTCAAGCTGGGCCAGAACTGTGAAGTGCCCAAGAAAGAGGCCGCAGAGCAGTTGGCGAAAGACAGCGGTGCTGCCCTGGTCCAACTCATCGGCAAGATGGTTTTGCTCTATATGCCGAATAAGAAGTTGGACCGGGAACAGCAGATTGTTCTGCCCAAATAA
- a CDS encoding PhoH family protein: MTKQHVRKSFILDTNVILHDSSCIKHFDEHDIIVPITVLEELDHFKKGNQSVNFHAREFVRSLDCLSANKLFNGGVSLGEGKGRLSIKLELAPHPELVHHFPASAKPDHQILNICYHLHKEDTSRLFILVTKDVNLRMKAKAVGLMAENYITDHVKDLGALYTGTRVINDNPFGLIDELHTREEIPANDLDLPPGEPLTANEFIILREANKSALATYHAGENRVHIIHKQKVCGILPRNAEQTFAVHALCNPAVPLVTISGKAGTGKTLLALASALEQRRNYRQIMLARPVVPLSNKDLGFLPGDIQSKIGPYMQPLYDNLAVIRSQFQKQSKMHQKLHDLLEEKKLIIEPLAYIRGRSLVKMYIIIDEAQNLTPHEVKTIITRAGEDTKIVFTGDVHQIDHPYLDSQSNGLSYLIEKMRGQHLYSHITLQKGERSTLSMLASELL; encoded by the coding sequence ATGACCAAACAACATGTGCGCAAATCATTCATACTGGACACCAACGTGATCCTGCATGATTCATCCTGCATCAAACATTTTGACGAACATGATATCATAGTCCCCATTACAGTGCTGGAAGAACTTGACCATTTTAAAAAAGGAAACCAGAGTGTTAACTTCCATGCCCGTGAGTTTGTCCGCTCCCTGGACTGTCTGAGTGCCAACAAGCTGTTCAATGGTGGGGTCTCACTGGGAGAGGGCAAAGGCCGTTTATCCATCAAACTGGAACTGGCCCCACATCCAGAGTTAGTTCACCACTTTCCTGCTTCTGCGAAACCAGACCATCAGATCCTCAATATCTGCTATCATCTGCACAAGGAGGATACATCTCGTTTATTTATCCTGGTCACCAAGGACGTCAATCTGCGGATGAAGGCCAAGGCTGTGGGGTTGATGGCAGAGAACTACATCACTGATCATGTCAAGGATTTAGGGGCGCTGTACACTGGTACCCGTGTTATTAATGACAATCCTTTCGGCCTGATTGATGAGCTGCACACCCGCGAGGAAATTCCAGCAAATGATCTGGATCTGCCCCCGGGGGAACCCTTGACCGCCAATGAGTTCATCATCCTTCGCGAGGCCAACAAGTCTGCCTTGGCAACCTACCATGCCGGAGAGAACAGAGTACACATTATCCATAAACAAAAGGTCTGCGGGATCCTGCCGCGCAATGCGGAACAGACTTTTGCCGTCCATGCCCTGTGTAATCCTGCGGTCCCCTTGGTGACTATCAGCGGTAAAGCCGGAACGGGAAAGACGCTGCTGGCCTTGGCATCGGCCTTGGAGCAGCGAAGGAATTACCGTCAGATCATGCTGGCCCGCCCCGTTGTGCCGCTCTCCAACAAGGACCTTGGTTTTCTTCCTGGAGATATCCAGTCCAAGATCGGTCCCTATATGCAACCGCTCTATGACAATCTGGCCGTCATTCGTAGCCAGTTCCAGAAACAGAGCAAGATGCATCAAAAACTTCATGATCTTCTTGAGGAAAAAAAACTGATCATCGAGCCCCTTGCCTATATCAGGGGCAGAAGCCTGGTCAAGATGTATATCATCATTGATGAGGCCCAGAATCTGACCCCTCATGAAGTCAAGACCATCATTACCCGTGCAGGTGAAGATACCAAGATCGTCTTTACCGGTGATGTTCACCAGATAGATCATCCTTATCTGGACTCCCAGTCCAACGGCCTGAGCTACCTGATTGAAAAAATGCGGGGCCAACACCTGTATTCCCATATAACCCTGCAAAAGGGAGAACGTTCGACCCTGTCTATGTTGGCCAGCGAGTTGCTGTAG
- a CDS encoding nucleoside phosphorylase: MNKQECVINPERGRGEPTLPEIGLLAVNPTEAPVLAAYAKEAGMQRSFLFHSNLYYSDRLFLAGPAVGAPMAVMCLEKLIALGAKKVILYGWCGSLQERLHALDVFLPTDALSEEGTSRHYQDDQENTISASPKLHEQLGSILTAADMTYQTGKIWTTDAPYRETRAKITEYANLGIYGVDMELSALCAVAAFRSIEVAAAMLVSDEVWRQPWQPQFSRKEFKRKSRKLLMLLCNTL, translated from the coding sequence ATGAATAAGCAAGAATGTGTCATCAACCCGGAGCGGGGCAGGGGAGAACCGACTCTTCCGGAAATAGGCCTCCTGGCAGTTAACCCGACCGAGGCCCCTGTGCTGGCTGCCTATGCCAAAGAGGCCGGGATGCAGCGCTCCTTTCTCTTTCACTCCAACCTTTATTACTCAGATCGACTGTTTTTGGCCGGACCTGCTGTAGGCGCCCCTATGGCGGTGATGTGCCTGGAGAAGTTGATCGCTCTGGGTGCGAAAAAGGTTATTCTTTATGGTTGGTGCGGCTCTCTCCAGGAGAGACTACACGCTTTGGATGTATTTCTCCCAACTGATGCTCTTTCTGAAGAAGGGACCAGCCGACATTACCAGGATGATCAAGAAAATACAATTTCTGCCTCCCCAAAATTGCACGAACAACTTGGCAGTATCCTAACCGCAGCAGACATGACCTACCAGACCGGAAAGATCTGGACCACGGATGCACCGTACCGGGAAACCCGAGCCAAAATTACTGAATATGCAAACCTGGGAATCTATGGGGTGGATATGGAGCTTTCCGCCCTTTGTGCGGTTGCTGCCTTCAGGAGTATTGAGGTGGCAGCAGCTATGTTGGTTTCCGATGAAGTCTGGAGGCAGCCTTGGCAGCCACAGTTTTCCCGAAAAGAATTTAAGCGAAAGTCCAGAAAGTTATTGATGCTCCTTTGCAACACCTTGTAA
- the arfB gene encoding alternative ribosome rescue aminoacyl-tRNA hydrolase ArfB codes for MTSSCTIPAAELFFRYSRSSGKGGQHVNKVNTKVSLIFDLEASPSLTEEQKTLLKHRLGNRLNKQGILRLDGDRQRSQRGNQEEVIQRFISLLRDALYIQKTRKKTRPSRNAKQRRLQSKKKRGQLKQQRAKRVSSREE; via the coding sequence ATAACCTCATCCTGCACCATTCCTGCCGCAGAGCTGTTTTTCCGCTACTCACGCAGTAGCGGAAAGGGTGGCCAGCATGTCAATAAGGTCAATACCAAGGTCTCGCTTATCTTTGATCTTGAGGCTTCACCAAGTCTGACTGAGGAACAGAAAACCCTGCTCAAGCATCGTCTTGGCAATCGCCTCAACAAGCAGGGGATCTTGCGATTGGATGGGGACCGACAGCGTAGCCAGCGAGGCAATCAGGAAGAGGTGATCCAACGCTTTATAAGTTTATTACGCGATGCCTTGTATATTCAAAAGACGCGAAAAAAGACAAGGCCCTCGCGTAATGCCAAGCAACGTCGTTTGCAAAGTAAAAAGAAACGGGGGCAGCTGAAGCAGCAGCGGGCTAAACGAGTTTCTAGCCGGGAAGAATGA
- a CDS encoding glycosyltransferase family 4 protein, whose translation MLEKHRTTGRSRSLVRLELFLEGVGIAGTVMYGVSESLTNRINDRHHFFRATKCGILRNDIPSHYTVDHRKASFHLPLRAACVGMIEPGKNQFFLLNVFKKMSIGQIQLYLYGTGPDEKLLRAFTAKENMSDRVLFRGWVQSEQIWPEIDLLLMPSRHEGAPNAVLEALATGTPVLASDIPEHREILPKSCLLSLCDEAAWQERLCAISANPEKHLSQIAREQESACMQLQFDWDDKIVSSIVN comes from the coding sequence ATGCTTGAAAAACATCGAACAACAGGAAGATCAAGGTCGCTTGTCAGGCTTGAGCTGTTTCTTGAAGGAGTAGGAATTGCTGGAACTGTAATGTATGGTGTCTCGGAATCTTTAACCAACAGGATTAATGATCGACATCATTTTTTTCGAGCGACAAAATGTGGCATTCTTCGCAATGATATCCCTTCGCACTACACTGTGGACCATAGAAAGGCCTCTTTTCATCTTCCCCTCCGAGCAGCTTGCGTCGGCATGATCGAACCTGGAAAAAATCAGTTTTTCCTCCTTAATGTATTCAAAAAAATGAGTATCGGGCAAATCCAGCTGTATCTTTACGGCACTGGTCCAGACGAGAAGCTTCTGAGGGCGTTCACAGCAAAAGAAAACATGTCGGACCGAGTTTTGTTTAGAGGTTGGGTACAATCGGAGCAAATATGGCCTGAGATTGACCTGTTGCTCATGCCCTCCCGTCACGAAGGAGCACCGAATGCCGTGTTAGAAGCGTTGGCAACGGGCACCCCTGTTTTGGCAAGTGATATTCCAGAGCATCGCGAGATCTTACCGAAAAGCTGTCTGCTCTCCCTTTGTGATGAGGCGGCATGGCAAGAGAGACTCTGTGCAATCTCAGCAAATCCTGAGAAACACCTCTCCCAGATTGCCCGTGAGCAAGAATCCGCATGTATGCAGTTACAATTTGATTGGGACGATAAAATTGTCAGCTCTATTGTAAATTGA
- a CDS encoding TIGR03960 family B12-binding radical SAM protein, whose protein sequence is MTTKVPLDSILPLVQKPGRYIGGELNAVRPDYSQVDLSFALVFPDLYEIGMSHQGLQILYHIINRQPGLAAERCYAPDVDMEAQLRQQKLPIFSLETRRPLAEFDVIGFTLPYELCYTNILTVLDLAGIPFRSEDRGEDFPLIIGGGACAMNPEPVADFFDLIVLGDGEEALLELIWALRASREQGFSRAETLQRCADIEGVYVPSLFKPQYTDGQLTAIEPLKKDYPAVSRRIVSELPPVELLTRPLVPIVKPIHDRLGVEIARGCTRSCRFCQAGMTYRPVRERSREQIMQLAEEGIHNSGFDELALLSLSTGDYSSLPELLKDLMDRFAEEHVSVALPSMRVGTLTPEVIEQIRRVRKSGFTVAPEAGTDRLREVINKGITEEDLLAGCRDAFAAGWNVIKFYFMIGLPTETQEDLEAIIDLAMRAKKEAMGGRTQINVSVSTFVPKPHTPFQWHGQLSIAETKERIDFLKRKLPRKGFRLKWHEPYQSFLEGLFSRGDRRLASLIEAAWQAGARLDGWSDHFLLERWQEAAEQLGLDLDSYLRPRNQDEVLPWDHLHCGVDRAFLEKEYQKALDQVYTPDCRNKGCQQCGLCDFKSIKPLIQKKEESSPAMEQQVEPPKGSWKRTEQGQQTVFRYRVHYARLGDGRFLGHLEVLQLVFRGLQRSGLPMLFSQGFNPSPKVSFSPALPVGVESYIEYFDIDLATPIKNPQKTAELLNISLPDFLAVQEIVAIRKKAPVDQIISYQCTLPESVDVDQLTVTSQAFLAADAFVIERIRKQKKRELDLRPLVQRLELDAEQGRVLLLDLLHPHGAAGTSPREILEKVLGLSEEQSQLVRIVKWKSQEI, encoded by the coding sequence ATGACAACAAAAGTACCTCTTGATAGCATTCTGCCCCTGGTGCAAAAGCCGGGGCGATATATAGGCGGCGAACTGAATGCCGTGCGCCCGGATTACAGCCAGGTTGATCTTTCCTTTGCCTTGGTCTTCCCGGATCTCTATGAGATCGGTATGTCCCACCAGGGCCTGCAGATCCTTTATCATATCATCAATCGTCAACCCGGCCTGGCCGCAGAGCGTTGTTATGCCCCGGATGTGGATATGGAGGCGCAGCTGCGCCAGCAGAAGCTCCCCATCTTTTCCCTGGAGACCCGGAGACCGCTGGCTGAATTCGACGTGATTGGCTTCACCTTGCCCTATGAGCTTTGCTACACCAATATACTGACCGTGCTGGACTTGGCCGGAATTCCTTTTCGCTCTGAGGATCGGGGTGAGGACTTCCCTTTGATCATCGGCGGCGGGGCCTGCGCCATGAACCCGGAGCCGGTGGCGGATTTCTTTGATCTGATCGTGCTGGGAGATGGTGAGGAGGCCCTGCTGGAGCTTATTTGGGCCCTGCGTGCTTCCCGTGAGCAAGGGTTTTCTCGTGCCGAAACCCTGCAACGCTGCGCTGATATTGAGGGCGTCTATGTACCTTCGCTGTTTAAGCCTCAGTATACTGATGGCCAGCTGACCGCTATCGAGCCGCTCAAGAAGGATTACCCGGCTGTCAGCCGCCGCATTGTCTCAGAGCTGCCGCCGGTGGAACTGCTGACCCGTCCCTTGGTGCCCATCGTTAAACCGATTCATGATCGCCTCGGGGTGGAGATCGCCCGTGGTTGTACCCGGAGCTGTCGCTTTTGTCAGGCCGGGATGACTTACCGTCCGGTGCGCGAGCGCAGCAGAGAGCAGATCATGCAGCTGGCAGAGGAGGGGATACATAACTCCGGGTTTGATGAGCTGGCCCTTCTTTCCCTGTCCACCGGTGATTATTCCAGCCTTCCTGAGTTGCTCAAAGATTTGATGGACCGATTTGCTGAGGAACATGTCTCGGTGGCCCTGCCGTCCATGCGGGTTGGCACCCTGACCCCGGAGGTTATTGAGCAGATCAGGCGGGTGCGCAAGAGCGGCTTCACAGTTGCGCCGGAAGCGGGCACGGATCGCCTGCGCGAGGTGATTAATAAGGGCATTACTGAGGAAGATCTGCTGGCTGGTTGTCGGGACGCCTTTGCTGCTGGCTGGAACGTGATTAAATTTTACTTTATGATCGGCCTGCCCACCGAGACTCAGGAGGATCTTGAGGCGATTATCGACCTGGCTATGCGGGCAAAAAAAGAGGCCATGGGCGGCAGAACCCAGATCAATGTTTCGGTATCCACCTTTGTTCCTAAGCCCCATACCCCGTTTCAATGGCATGGTCAGCTCTCCATTGCCGAGACCAAGGAACGGATTGATTTCCTGAAGCGGAAGCTGCCCCGTAAAGGCTTCCGCCTAAAATGGCATGAGCCCTATCAATCCTTTTTGGAAGGGCTTTTTTCCAGGGGTGATCGTCGGCTGGCCTCTTTGATTGAAGCGGCTTGGCAAGCCGGGGCCCGGCTGGACGGCTGGTCAGATCATTTTCTTCTGGAGCGTTGGCAGGAGGCTGCGGAGCAGCTCGGGCTGGATCTTGACTCGTATCTGCGTCCCAGAAATCAGGACGAGGTGCTGCCTTGGGATCATCTCCATTGTGGGGTTGACCGTGCTTTTCTTGAAAAGGAATATCAGAAGGCCTTGGATCAGGTCTATACCCCGGATTGCCGCAACAAGGGTTGTCAGCAATGCGGGCTTTGTGATTTCAAGTCCATTAAGCCGCTGATTCAGAAAAAAGAAGAATCGTCTCCGGCTATGGAGCAGCAGGTTGAGCCCCCAAAAGGCTCCTGGAAACGGACCGAGCAGGGACAACAAACAGTGTTCCGTTATCGGGTTCATTATGCCCGCTTAGGCGACGGACGTTTTCTGGGGCACTTGGAGGTCCTGCAACTGGTTTTTCGGGGCTTGCAGCGGAGCGGCCTGCCCATGCTTTTTTCCCAAGGCTTTAACCCATCGCCCAAGGTTTCCTTTAGTCCGGCCTTGCCGGTCGGGGTTGAGAGCTATATCGAGTATTTTGATATCGATCTGGCTACGCCCATCAAGAATCCTCAGAAGACAGCAGAACTCCTGAATATCAGCCTGCCGGATTTTCTCGCTGTGCAGGAAATCGTGGCGATTCGGAAAAAAGCACCAGTAGATCAGATCATCAGCTATCAATGCACCTTACCGGAATCGGTTGATGTTGATCAGCTTACTGTCACGAGCCAAGCTTTCCTGGCAGCAGATGCATTCGTGATTGAGCGGATTCGTAAGCAGAAAAAACGTGAGCTTGATCTCCGTCCCTTGGTTCAGCGTTTGGAGCTGGATGCAGAACAGGGCAGGGTGCTCTTGCTGGATCTGCTCCATCCCCACGGAGCCGCTGGTACCAGCCCCCGTGAAATCCTGGAAAAGGTGCTGGGTTTGAGCGAGGAACAGAGTCAGCTGGTAAGGATTGTGAAATGGAAGTCGCAAGAGATTTAA